The following nucleotide sequence is from Pseudonocardia sp. C8.
AGTTCTGGTTCTGCGAGGCCTACTGGCCGGAGTTCCGCCGGGTCGATTTCCTCCGCGCGCTGCGGGACTTCGCCGCCCGGCACCGGCGTTTCGGCGGCTGAACGGAATTCGACCGTAACCTCCGGGGTGCTCGCTCGTTAGTGCGCATTCCGGTGCGGTCGGCCCCGTTCCGGGAACGACGAAGGCCCCGGGGTGAATCCCCGGGGCCTTGCGCTGCACGGAGCAGGAGGGCGACCTACTTGGTGCCCTTCTCGCCGTCCTGGTGCGAGCCGCCGTCGTTCGACTGGTTGAACTCGTCCCCGGCGTCGGAGGCGTTGGTGCACTGGACGCTGTTGTCCGAGGTGACGCCGGAGGAGTTCTCGGCCTCCGAGAAGAGGCCGCCCAGGGCGCCCTGGACCACGCTGTTGCCGTTGGCGGCGGTGAAGCAGGTGGTCGGGGACGTGTTCACGTTGTTCCCCGAGATGTTGACCAGGCCACCGTGCGCGGACTTGTCGGCGACGTTGCCACCCTCGTGACCGACGTGGACGTCGTTCTTCTCGACGGTCTTGTTGTGGCTGTCCTTGGTCTTGTTGAAGCTGTCGTTCGCCTCGTACTCCTCGCCCGCGAACGCCAGCGGGCTCACCGCGACGAGCGACGCGGCGCCAGCCGCAGCCACGATCCCAGCCTTCTTCAGCACAGTCCGTCTCCTGTTGAGTAGGAGAGTGCGCGCGGCAGAGCCGCGCACACTCTCGGTACCTGTCGACGCTCGAACCGGGGAGCCCGCGTCGACTGTGCGTCAATCTATCGGAGGGTTTCGAACGGGACAATCTGACCCTCCGTGTTTTTCCCGGGCGATGCCCCGATCCATTCGTGGACCTGCGGATTCGGACGGGTGAGCAGCGGCCGGCTCGGCGTGGCGGACGGGCGTGTCGCGGTAAGGCTGCACGGTGCAACGGTGTGGGCCGGTCGGTCCGGCGACCGGCGCCCGGACGGTGGGGCGGGCGGGCTGAGTGCTGCGGATACGGGCCGCGCTGTGAGTGTTCCGGCTGTCGGTGCCGCACGAGATCGGACGGTGCTCGCGAGATCGGGCGGTGCTCGCGTGTTCGGGCGGTGCTCGCGAGAACGGGTGAGCGTTCGCGAGTTCGGTGAGCGTTCGCCGCCGCCGGTGGCCCTTGCCTCGCATCGGCTCGCCTCCCGCGAGCGCTGGGGTGCGCGACGACGGGCCACGGCCGGCGGCGCACCGCGGCGCCCCCCGAACCTAGTGACTACACAGAGCGATCAGCGCGAAGGAGATCGGGGGAGCGCATCGATGGCCGTCACGCGACCGGGTGACGACATGCGATGCATGCTGACGGTCCGTGCCTGCCGTGCAGAATCCGGCACCCGTCCGGGCGGTCCACCGGAAACGCGAAATGCCCCGGGGTGAACACCCCGGGGCATTTCGGTGATCTGATCGAGATCAGTCGGCGATCGTGTCGCCCGCGCCCGACTCCTGCGCGCAGTTGTCGGACTGGTCGGTGGTCGAGTCGCCCGACTTGGCCTTGGCCTCGCCCAGGATGCCGAGGGCACCGGTGATGCCGTTGAGGGCAGCGCCGTCCTCGACCGGGACCTGGATGCCCAGGGCGTTGACCGGCACGTTGTTGTTGCAGGCCTGGATCGGCACGTTGACGTTGTTGCCGTTCAGGCCGGCGATGAGGCCCTTGGCGTCCTTGTCGATGACGTTCTCGGCGCCGTGGTGCTTGCCACCGTGGCCGTGGTCGTCACCCTTGTCGCCGGCGAAGGCGAGCGGGCTGACGGCGAGCAGGGACGCGGCCGAGGCCGCAACCACGATTCCAGCCTTCTTCAGCACAGTTCTTCTCCTGTTGGATCTCTGAGTCCGCCCGAAGCCGGTCTCACGCCTGCCGGCACGCTGACAGTGGGGGAGCCCGTACCGACTGCGCAACAATCTATCCCCTGGATTCCCGGTCCCACAAACCGCGCAACACCATCGGGGGACCCTATTACTTTCCGTTCGGTTACTCCCCGGATCGGGGAATTCCGGTGGGTCCCGAACGGGATCCGGGGCCCCCAGATCGGACACGCTCGGTGAGGGGATACGTCCGAACGGACGCGTACCCTCGCGCGCGGGGCGTCGTTCGCTCCCCGGGCCGCCTACGCTCCGGGAATGTCCCTGACCGGGTTGCTGCGCGCGGCGACGGAGCTCGCGTTGCGTCTGGAGCGCCTGCGGCCCGGCGTCCTGGACGGCCCCGTCCCGGACCGGGCACTCGCCCGCCGGGTGGACGACGAACCCCGTCCGGAGCCCCGTGACCTCGTCGCCGACGCCCGGCGGCTCCGCCGCGACGTCGCCGTGTCCGGCCTGCCCGACCCGCGGCGGCGCTACCTGGAGGCCGTGCTGTCCGCTCTCGACTGCCACGCGCGGCTGCTGGCGGGCGAGCGGCCCGGCTACGTCGAGGAGGTCCGGGCGCTGTTCGGGGTGGTCCCGCGCCGCGGCGACCCCGACGGGTACCGCGAGGTGCACCGCCGGCTCGGTGCGCTGCTGCCCGGCCACGGACCGGTGGCCGCGCGGATGGGCGCCTACCGGGACGCCGACGTCGTGCCGCCCGGCCGGGTGGGGCAGGCGGTGGCCGCGGTGACCGCGGAGCTGCGCGGCCGGGTGCACGCCGAGCTGGGGCTCCCGGCCGCGGAACGGGCCACCGTCGAGCTCGTCGGCGAGCGTCCGTGGACGGCGTTCACCCGGTACCGCGGCGGCTTCCGGAGCCGGGTGTCGATCACCACGGCGACCCGGTTGCGGGGCGGCTCGCTGCTGCCGCTGCTCGCCCACGAGCTCTATCCCGGCCACCACACCCAGTACTGCCGCGCGGAGCTCGCCGCCCCGCGCCACCCCGAGCTCGCGTTGCGGCTGGTGCACGGCCCGCTGGGCCTGGTCGCGGAGGGTGCGGCCGAGGCGGGCGTGACCGCGCTGCCCGGTCCGGGCTGGGGCGCGCCGGCCGAGAGGGCGCTCGCCCGGGCCGGTGTCCGGATCGACGGCGGGCTCGCCGAGCGGATCGAGGCGGAGCTGGACCTGCTCGGCCGGGTCCGGCAGGACGCCGCGCTCCTGCGGTACGTCGACAATGCCGGCCCGGACGAGGTCACCGGCCACCTGTCCCGCTGGCTGCTGATCCCGGAAGCGCGGGCGCGGCGGATCCTCGCGTTCCTCGACCACCCGCAGTGGCGCGGCTAC
It contains:
- a CDS encoding DUF885 domain-containing protein, translating into MSLTGLLRAATELALRLERLRPGVLDGPVPDRALARRVDDEPRPEPRDLVADARRLRRDVAVSGLPDPRRRYLEAVLSALDCHARLLAGERPGYVEEVRALFGVVPRRGDPDGYREVHRRLGALLPGHGPVAARMGAYRDADVVPPGRVGQAVAAVTAELRGRVHAELGLPAAERATVELVGERPWTAFTRYRGGFRSRVSITTATRLRGGSLLPLLAHELYPGHHTQYCRAELAAPRHPELALRLVHGPLGLVAEGAAEAGVTALPGPGWGAPAERALARAGVRIDGGLAERIEAELDLLGRVRQDAALLRYVDNAGPDEVTGHLSRWLLIPEARARRILAFLDHPQWRGYAVAYAEGAPLVRDWLARYPHGPVAGLRTLLDTPVLPADLLTVGGGAPRKGATAAATAGPSSARSHQ